A stretch of Cicer arietinum cultivar CDC Frontier isolate Library 1 chromosome 5, Cicar.CDCFrontier_v2.0, whole genome shotgun sequence DNA encodes these proteins:
- the LOC101504508 gene encoding serine/threonine-protein kinase AFC2 isoform X3 codes for MIKGAIVMHDLHMIHTDLKPENILLVSSEYLKIPDYKSSSRLPCSFFKRVPKSSAIKVIDFGSTTYERENQNYIVSTRHYRAPEVILGLGWSYPCDIWSVGCILVELCTGEALFQTHENLEHLAMMERVLGPLPQQMLKKVDRHAEKYVRRGRLDWPEGATSRESIKAVMKLPRLQNLIMQHVDHSAGDLIHLLQGLLRYDPFERLTARDALRHSFFMRDHLRR; via the exons ATGATAAAGGGGGCAATCG TCATGCATGACTTACACATGATCCACACTGATCTGAAACCGGAAAACATACTTCTGGTTTCATCCGAGTATCTTAAAATCCCTGACTACAAG AGCTCATCCAGATTACCATGCTCCTTTTTCAAGAGAGTGCCTAAGTCAAGTGCCATAAAGGTTATCGATTTTGGCAGCACTACTTATGAACGGGAAAACCAGAACTACATTGTATCAACACGTCATTACCGGGCACCTGAAGTTATCCTTG GACTTGGGTGGAGCTATCCATGTGATATATGGAGTGTGGGATGTATATTAGTCGAGTTGTGCACT GGGGAAGCTTTGTTTCAGACTCACGAAAATTTAGAGCATCTTGCCATGATGGAGAGGGTTCTTGGTCCATTACCGCAGCAGATGTTGAAGAAAGTTGA CCGACATGCTGAGAAGTATGTCCGAAGGGGGAGATTGGACTGGCCAGAAGGTGCAACTTCAAGGGAGAGTATTAAAGCTGTAATGAAGCTTCCTCGACTGCAG AACCTTATAATGCAGCATGTCGATCATTCAGCTGGAGATCTTATACATCTTTTGCAGGGTCTACTTAGATATGACCCCTTTGAAAGACTTACAGCTAGGGACGCCTTAAGACATTCATTCTTTATGAGAGATCACCTTAGGAGATGA
- the LOC101504508 gene encoding serine/threonine-protein kinase AFC2 isoform X4 yields the protein MYFMHDLHMIHTDLKPENILLVSSEYLKIPDYKSSSRLPCSFFKRVPKSSAIKVIDFGSTTYERENQNYIVSTRHYRAPEVILGLGWSYPCDIWSVGCILVELCTGEALFQTHENLEHLAMMERVLGPLPQQMLKKVDRHAEKYVRRGRLDWPEGATSRESIKAVMKLPRLQNLIMQHVDHSAGDLIHLLQGLLRYDPFERLTARDALRHSFFMRDHLRR from the exons ATGTATT TCATGCATGACTTACACATGATCCACACTGATCTGAAACCGGAAAACATACTTCTGGTTTCATCCGAGTATCTTAAAATCCCTGACTACAAG AGCTCATCCAGATTACCATGCTCCTTTTTCAAGAGAGTGCCTAAGTCAAGTGCCATAAAGGTTATCGATTTTGGCAGCACTACTTATGAACGGGAAAACCAGAACTACATTGTATCAACACGTCATTACCGGGCACCTGAAGTTATCCTTG GACTTGGGTGGAGCTATCCATGTGATATATGGAGTGTGGGATGTATATTAGTCGAGTTGTGCACT GGGGAAGCTTTGTTTCAGACTCACGAAAATTTAGAGCATCTTGCCATGATGGAGAGGGTTCTTGGTCCATTACCGCAGCAGATGTTGAAGAAAGTTGA CCGACATGCTGAGAAGTATGTCCGAAGGGGGAGATTGGACTGGCCAGAAGGTGCAACTTCAAGGGAGAGTATTAAAGCTGTAATGAAGCTTCCTCGACTGCAG AACCTTATAATGCAGCATGTCGATCATTCAGCTGGAGATCTTATACATCTTTTGCAGGGTCTACTTAGATATGACCCCTTTGAAAGACTTACAGCTAGGGACGCCTTAAGACATTCATTCTTTATGAGAGATCACCTTAGGAGATGA
- the LOC101504508 gene encoding serine/threonine-protein kinase AFC2 isoform X2 — MGEGTFGQVLECWDRERKEMVAIKVVRAIKKYREAAMIEIEMLQQLGKHDKGGNRCVQIRNWFDYRNHICIVFEKLGPSLYDFLRKNNYRSFPIDLVREIGRQLLECIAFMHDLHMIHTDLKPENILLVSSEYLKIPDYKSSSRLPCSFFKRVPKSSAIKVIDFGSTTYERENQNYIVSTRHYRAPEVILGLGWSYPCDIWSVGCILVELCTGEALFQTHENLEHLAMMERVLGPLPQQMLKKVDRHAEKYVRRGRLDWPEGATSRESIKAVMKLPRLQNLIMQHVDHSAGDLIHLLQGLLRYDPFERLTARDALRHSFFMRDHLRR, encoded by the exons ATGGGCGAAGGAACTTTTGGACAGGTATTGGAGTGTTGGGACAGAGAAAGGAAGGAAATGGTTGCCATAAAAGTTGTTCGTGCTATAAAGAAGTATCGAGAGGCAGCCATGATTGAAATTGAGATGCTGCAGCAACTTGGGAAACATGATAAAGGGGGCAATCG TTGTGTGCAAATACGGAACTGGTTTGACTATCGTAATCATATATGTATT GTGTTTGAGAAACTTGGACCAAGCTTATACGATTTTCTTCGGAAAAACAATTATCGTTCATTTCCCATTGATCTTGTTCGCGAGATTGGAAGACAACTATTGGAATGTATAGCAT TCATGCATGACTTACACATGATCCACACTGATCTGAAACCGGAAAACATACTTCTGGTTTCATCCGAGTATCTTAAAATCCCTGACTACAAG AGCTCATCCAGATTACCATGCTCCTTTTTCAAGAGAGTGCCTAAGTCAAGTGCCATAAAGGTTATCGATTTTGGCAGCACTACTTATGAACGGGAAAACCAGAACTACATTGTATCAACACGTCATTACCGGGCACCTGAAGTTATCCTTG GACTTGGGTGGAGCTATCCATGTGATATATGGAGTGTGGGATGTATATTAGTCGAGTTGTGCACT GGGGAAGCTTTGTTTCAGACTCACGAAAATTTAGAGCATCTTGCCATGATGGAGAGGGTTCTTGGTCCATTACCGCAGCAGATGTTGAAGAAAGTTGA CCGACATGCTGAGAAGTATGTCCGAAGGGGGAGATTGGACTGGCCAGAAGGTGCAACTTCAAGGGAGAGTATTAAAGCTGTAATGAAGCTTCCTCGACTGCAG AACCTTATAATGCAGCATGTCGATCATTCAGCTGGAGATCTTATACATCTTTTGCAGGGTCTACTTAGATATGACCCCTTTGAAAGACTTACAGCTAGGGACGCCTTAAGACATTCATTCTTTATGAGAGATCACCTTAGGAGATGA
- the LOC101504821 gene encoding phenylacetaldehyde oxime monooxygenase CYP71AN24-like, producing the protein MLEGKMFPHLPSFLKQVPHDLNSTLYMFLSFFISMLFVFKFTRRNKLNLPPSPPRLPIIGNYLQLGTLPHRSFQSLSQKYGPLMLLQLGQLRVLVVSSVDMAKKVMQTHDMVFASRPCLTSSKALLYGCKDIAFASYGDTWRQKKKLCVIELLSQKRVQSVQFIREEEAEALIDKIHKAVNLRNDCCVNLSEMLIATANNIIFRCIFGRKYDGCHFGEAGREIMAQISDFSMRDLFPLLGWIDVLTGQIKKIKVTFEQMNDFFDSMIVEHKMARRDRNKKDFLDILLQLQDDGLSDFELTQNDLKALLMDMFLGGSDTTSTTVEWAMAELVKNPGIMKKAQEEVRRVVGNKSKIEESDVNQMDYMKCVIKETLRLHPAAPLLAPRKTTSSVKLGGYDIPDKTMVYVNAWAIQRDPEFWERPEEFLPERFENSKVNFNGQDFQFIPFGSGRRKCPGIAFGLASSEYTVANLLYWFDWKLPTNGASLQDIDMTERFGLTVNKKDPLCLQPIRYSNF; encoded by the exons ATGCTGGAAGGAAAAATGTTTCCACATCTACCATCATTTCTAAAGCAAGTTCCACACGACCTAAATTCCACCCTTTACATGTTTCTTTCATTCTTTATCAGCATGCTGTTTGTGTTCaagtttacaagaagaaacaaacTTAATCTACCTCCATCCCCACCTAGATTGCCAATAATTGGAAACTACCTTCAACTAGGAACACTTCCTCATCGCTCTTTTCAATCCCTGTCACAAAAATATGGTCCTTTAATGCTGTTGCAGCTTGGTCAGCTTCGTGTGTTGGTGGTTTCCTCAGTAGATATGGCAAAAAAAGTCATGCAAACACATGACATGGTTTTTGCGAGCCgaccatgtttgacatcatCAAAAGCCCTACTATATGGATGTAAAGACATTGCTTTTGCATCTTATGGTGATACATGGAGACAGAAAAAGAAACTGTGTGTGATTGAATTGTTGAGTCAGAAACGGGTGCAGTCAGTGCAGTTTATTAGAGAAGAGGAAGCTGAGGCATTGATTGATAAGATACATAAAGCGGTGAATTTGAGAAATGATTGCTGTGTGAACCTTAGTGAGATGCTGATTGCAACAGCAAACAACATAATCTTTAGGTGTATATTTGGAAGGAAATATGATGGTTGCCATTTTGGAGAGGCTGGGAGGGAGATAATGGCTCAAATTTCAGATTTTAGTATGAGAGATTTGTTTCCTTTGTTGGGTTGGATTGATGTTCTCACTggccaaattaaaaaaattaaggtcACTTTTGAACAAATGAATGATTTCTTTGATAGTATGATTGTGGAACATAAGATGGCTAGGAGGGACCGCAACAAGAAAGATTTCCTAGATATTCTACTTCAACTTCAGGATGATGGTCTTTCAGACTTCGAGCTCACACAAAATGACTTAAAAGCACTCTTAATG GACATGTTTTTAGGAGGAAGTGACACAACTTCAACAACAGTAGAATGGGCTATGGCAGAGCTTGTAAAAAATCCAGGCATAATGAAGAAAGCACAGGAGGAGGTAAGAAGGGTTGTAGGGAATAAATCAAAAATAGAGGAGAGTGATGTCAACCAAATGGACTACATGAAATGTGTAATCAAAGAAACTTTGAGGCTACATCCAGCTGCTCCTCTTTTGGCTCCTAGAAAAACAACATCTAGTGTTAAACTCGGGGGTTATGATATTCCTGATAAAACAATGGTATATGTTAACGCGTGGGCAATCCAGAGGGACCCTGAATTTTGGGAAAGGCCAGAAGAGTTTCTACCTGAGAGATTTGAAAACAGCAAGGTTAATTTCAATGGTCAAGACTTTCAATTTATCCCGTTTGGTTCTGGGAGAAGAAAATGCCCAGGTATTGCGTTTGGTCTAGCTTCCTCCGAGTACACGGTTGCTAATCTTTTGTATTGGTTTGATTGGAAGCTACCTACAAATGGTGCATCTCTTCAAGACATAGACATGACTGAGAGATTTGGGCTCACTGTCAACAAAAAAGATCCTTTGTGCCTCCAACCAATACGATACAGCAATTTCTAA
- the LOC101504508 gene encoding serine/threonine-protein kinase AFC2 isoform X1 codes for MEMERIVEFSRTYMDRPPRKRARLGWDIVEVPKAQVGLFCAQEVENISSYAPSEHISSSLFKGVARNGSPPWRDDDKDGHYMFELGDNLTSRYKIHGKMGEGTFGQVLECWDRERKEMVAIKVVRAIKKYREAAMIEIEMLQQLGKHDKGGNRCVQIRNWFDYRNHICIVFEKLGPSLYDFLRKNNYRSFPIDLVREIGRQLLECIAFMHDLHMIHTDLKPENILLVSSEYLKIPDYKSSSRLPCSFFKRVPKSSAIKVIDFGSTTYERENQNYIVSTRHYRAPEVILGLGWSYPCDIWSVGCILVELCTGEALFQTHENLEHLAMMERVLGPLPQQMLKKVDRHAEKYVRRGRLDWPEGATSRESIKAVMKLPRLQNLIMQHVDHSAGDLIHLLQGLLRYDPFERLTARDALRHSFFMRDHLRR; via the exons ATGGAAATGGAACGCATCGTCGAATTCTCTCGCACTTACATGGATCGCCCCCCAAGGAAGAGGGCGCGGTTGGGCTGGGACATCGTTGAGGTCCCAAAG GCTCAGGTAGGATTATTTTGTGCACAAGAGGTTGAGAATATTTCAAGCTATGCTCCTTCAGAACATATCTCTAGTTCTCTATTTAAGGGAGTTGCTCGAAATGGTTCTCCCCCATGGCGAGATGACGACAAAGATGGCCATTACATGTTTGAGCTTGGAGATAATTTAACTTCTCGCT ATAAGATCCACGGCAAAATGGGCGAAGGAACTTTTGGACAGGTATTGGAGTGTTGGGACAGAGAAAGGAAGGAAATGGTTGCCATAAAAGTTGTTCGTGCTATAAAGAAGTATCGAGAGGCAGCCATGATTGAAATTGAGATGCTGCAGCAACTTGGGAAACATGATAAAGGGGGCAATCG TTGTGTGCAAATACGGAACTGGTTTGACTATCGTAATCATATATGTATT GTGTTTGAGAAACTTGGACCAAGCTTATACGATTTTCTTCGGAAAAACAATTATCGTTCATTTCCCATTGATCTTGTTCGCGAGATTGGAAGACAACTATTGGAATGTATAGCAT TCATGCATGACTTACACATGATCCACACTGATCTGAAACCGGAAAACATACTTCTGGTTTCATCCGAGTATCTTAAAATCCCTGACTACAAG AGCTCATCCAGATTACCATGCTCCTTTTTCAAGAGAGTGCCTAAGTCAAGTGCCATAAAGGTTATCGATTTTGGCAGCACTACTTATGAACGGGAAAACCAGAACTACATTGTATCAACACGTCATTACCGGGCACCTGAAGTTATCCTTG GACTTGGGTGGAGCTATCCATGTGATATATGGAGTGTGGGATGTATATTAGTCGAGTTGTGCACT GGGGAAGCTTTGTTTCAGACTCACGAAAATTTAGAGCATCTTGCCATGATGGAGAGGGTTCTTGGTCCATTACCGCAGCAGATGTTGAAGAAAGTTGA CCGACATGCTGAGAAGTATGTCCGAAGGGGGAGATTGGACTGGCCAGAAGGTGCAACTTCAAGGGAGAGTATTAAAGCTGTAATGAAGCTTCCTCGACTGCAG AACCTTATAATGCAGCATGTCGATCATTCAGCTGGAGATCTTATACATCTTTTGCAGGGTCTACTTAGATATGACCCCTTTGAAAGACTTACAGCTAGGGACGCCTTAAGACATTCATTCTTTATGAGAGATCACCTTAGGAGATGA